The Stenotrophomonas rhizophila genome has a window encoding:
- a CDS encoding type 1 glutamine amidotransferase domain-containing protein — protein MYRFLPALLLGAALLFPPAALAADKVLIVLSGEGRDAGKTRPGYEFDELSQAWLVFKANGLAVEVASPQGGPVEPDKYNPDEPFNAQLLADGAAMAQLAATRPIAGLRASDYRAVYVVGGKGAMFDLPRSQPLQQLIGAAWANGAVIAAVCHGPAALAEVRLADGSPLVAGRQLTGFTNEEEALFGKKWAKEFPWLLEDALRQRGGEWSEAPLMMPHVVVDGRLVTGQNPYSTVGVAEALVRGLGRTPVARTPGRDERSMALVERLRGGDAAGAARTLKQDPASYHVELIGMLGFYQAKAANVDLAALRPALQTMELAMPYMAEPQLKLGVAEAHLRLGDRSRARTLVLEVLDASPGMQQAGDLLKRIDS, from the coding sequence ATGTACCGCTTCCTTCCTGCCCTGCTGCTGGGCGCTGCCCTGCTGTTCCCGCCCGCCGCACTGGCGGCCGACAAGGTCCTGATCGTCCTCAGTGGCGAGGGCCGCGATGCCGGCAAGACCCGGCCCGGGTATGAATTCGACGAGCTCTCGCAGGCCTGGCTGGTCTTCAAGGCCAACGGGCTGGCGGTCGAGGTGGCCAGCCCCCAGGGTGGCCCGGTCGAGCCCGACAAATACAATCCCGACGAACCGTTCAACGCACAGCTGCTGGCCGATGGCGCTGCCATGGCGCAGCTTGCCGCCACCCGGCCGATCGCCGGGCTGCGTGCCAGCGATTACCGCGCAGTCTATGTGGTGGGCGGCAAAGGGGCCATGTTCGACCTGCCCCGCTCGCAGCCACTGCAGCAGTTGATCGGTGCCGCATGGGCCAACGGCGCGGTGATCGCGGCGGTGTGCCACGGGCCTGCCGCACTGGCCGAGGTGCGGCTTGCGGACGGCAGCCCGTTGGTCGCGGGCCGGCAGCTCACCGGCTTCACCAACGAGGAAGAAGCTCTGTTCGGCAAGAAATGGGCGAAGGAATTCCCGTGGCTGCTGGAGGACGCGCTTCGCCAACGCGGCGGTGAGTGGAGCGAAGCGCCGCTGATGATGCCGCACGTGGTCGTCGATGGGCGCCTGGTCACGGGCCAGAACCCCTACTCCACCGTCGGCGTGGCCGAGGCGCTCGTACGCGGCCTGGGGCGGACCCCGGTGGCACGTACGCCCGGGCGCGACGAGCGTTCCATGGCGCTGGTCGAGCGCCTGCGCGGCGGTGATGCGGCCGGCGCGGCCCGCACGCTGAAGCAGGATCCTGCTTCCTACCACGTCGAGCTGATCGGCATGCTGGGCTTCTACCAGGCGAAGGCGGCGAATGTGGACCTCGCGGCACTGCGCCCTGCATTGCAGACCATGGAGCTGGCCATGCCTTACATGGCCGAGCCGCAGCTGAAACTGGGCGTCGCCGAGGCGCACCTGCGGTTGGGCGACCGCAGCCGGGCACGGACACTGGTGCTGGAGGTACTGGACGCCTCGCCCGGCATGCAACAGGCTGGTGACCTGCTGAAACGGATCGACAGCTGA
- a CDS encoding SPFH domain-containing protein, translating into MGLIQAVKGAVGGVLADQWKDFYTVPAGLPATAALFAAVPQGTNAGRGSNTSGSSNIITNGSKIVVPEGYGLLLFQDGAITGFVAEPGGYEWRSDDLNSQSIFAGDGIVTPLIKQSWERFKFGGQPGGQQAAFFVSLKELPDNRFGTQSEIYWDDGFLNTQVGAVTRGSYTLKIVDPILFVKNFVPASYLQPGKVFDFTDLDNAAASQLFNEVVGSLAPAFSLYTNDPGKGNRITKLQQDSLGFAQSLSAAVEQGYQWKSDRGLAIVKTAIVSIEYDANTRELLKTVQRADALSGGRGNSNLQASVAQGIQSAGENGGAAGLVGVGMATGMFGAGAMQQPVAPAAPAADDPVAKLQKAKEMLDLGLITQDDYNALKAKALGL; encoded by the coding sequence ATGGGTCTCATCCAGGCAGTGAAAGGTGCAGTAGGCGGCGTGCTGGCCGACCAGTGGAAGGACTTCTACACCGTACCGGCGGGCCTGCCGGCCACCGCGGCGCTGTTCGCCGCCGTGCCGCAGGGCACCAATGCCGGGCGCGGCTCCAATACCAGCGGCTCCTCCAACATCATCACCAACGGGTCGAAGATCGTAGTGCCCGAAGGCTACGGCCTTCTGCTGTTCCAGGACGGGGCCATCACCGGCTTCGTCGCCGAACCGGGTGGCTATGAGTGGCGGTCGGATGACCTCAACTCGCAGTCGATCTTCGCCGGCGACGGCATCGTCACCCCGCTGATCAAGCAGAGCTGGGAGCGCTTCAAGTTCGGCGGCCAGCCGGGCGGCCAGCAGGCGGCGTTCTTTGTCTCGCTGAAGGAACTGCCCGACAACCGCTTCGGTACCCAGTCGGAAATTTACTGGGACGACGGCTTCCTCAACACCCAGGTCGGCGCGGTCACCCGTGGCTCGTACACGCTGAAGATCGTCGACCCGATCCTGTTCGTGAAGAACTTCGTGCCGGCCAGCTACCTGCAGCCGGGCAAGGTGTTCGACTTCACCGACCTGGACAACGCGGCGGCCAGCCAGTTGTTCAACGAAGTGGTGGGTTCGCTGGCGCCGGCTTTCAGCCTGTACACCAACGATCCCGGCAAGGGCAACCGCATCACCAAGCTGCAGCAGGATTCGCTGGGCTTTGCCCAGAGCCTGTCGGCGGCGGTTGAGCAGGGCTACCAGTGGAAGTCCGACCGTGGCCTGGCCATCGTCAAGACCGCCATCGTTTCCATCGAATACGACGCCAACACCCGCGAACTGCTCAAGACGGTGCAGCGCGCCGATGCGCTGTCGGGTGGGCGTGGCAATTCCAACCTGCAGGCCAGCGTCGCCCAGGGCATCCAGTCGGCCGGTGAGAATGGCGGCGCGGCAGGCCTGGTCGGTGTGGGCATGGCGACCGGCATGTTCGGCGCCGGCGCGATGCAGCAGCCGGTCGCCCCGGCGGCCCCTGCGGCCGATGACCCGGTGGCCAAGCTGCAGAAGGCCAAGGAGATGCTGGACCTCGGCCTGATCACCCAGGACGACTACAACGCGCTCAAGGCCAAGGCACTGGGTCTGTAA
- a CDS encoding sensor histidine kinase, which translates to MAVLYGFYVVLFVYLVEDEMFNGLLEQEARVQLHHHASQGGWARPALPGMSVHETAASLPEGLGARLVEEPWRREFAGDQGRHYHLRRLEPTDAWLVAEVSQQLVVRPMRGGILQWLGWSSLGVLGIALLLGAWLARRMTAPLSRLSDVVAGASPTHLPTGFAESLPDDEVGALARTLQGLLVRIEAFVDREREFTRDASHELRTPLAVIRSACERMQARADLDPALRLQLGHMNQSVLQLEHTISALLMLAREQHLQEPAESITLLPLIERVIVDQTGLLGDRPVQLALDVAGDAKACLPPTALRVILSNLIGNAFAHTLKGEVSITVEAGWLQITNPGAGIDAEALQPFSKGAASSGYGLGLSIVHRLCERHQIDLRFNPDRTRTMVSIRLDPAARTCT; encoded by the coding sequence GTGGCGGTGCTGTACGGCTTCTACGTGGTGCTGTTCGTCTATCTGGTCGAGGACGAGATGTTCAATGGGCTTCTGGAGCAGGAAGCCAGGGTGCAGCTGCATCATCACGCCAGCCAGGGTGGATGGGCGCGACCGGCATTGCCGGGCATGTCGGTGCATGAGACTGCTGCAAGCCTGCCCGAAGGGCTCGGCGCGCGGTTGGTTGAGGAACCCTGGCGCCGGGAGTTCGCCGGTGACCAAGGTCGCCACTACCATCTCCGGCGGCTGGAGCCAACGGATGCGTGGCTGGTGGCGGAGGTCAGCCAGCAGTTGGTGGTGCGGCCGATGCGGGGTGGCATCCTGCAATGGTTGGGCTGGTCGAGCCTTGGCGTGCTTGGGATCGCCCTGCTGCTGGGCGCATGGCTGGCTCGACGGATGACCGCGCCGCTGTCACGGCTTTCCGACGTGGTCGCCGGCGCCAGTCCCACGCATCTGCCGACCGGGTTCGCCGAGAGCCTTCCCGACGATGAAGTTGGCGCACTGGCGCGCACACTGCAGGGGCTGCTGGTACGCATCGAGGCCTTCGTGGACCGCGAACGCGAGTTCACGCGGGATGCCAGTCATGAACTGCGCACGCCGCTGGCTGTCATCCGCAGTGCGTGCGAGCGCATGCAGGCCCGTGCCGATCTGGACCCCGCGCTTCGCCTGCAGCTCGGCCACATGAACCAATCGGTGCTGCAACTGGAACACACCATCAGCGCGCTGCTGATGCTGGCCCGCGAACAGCATCTGCAGGAACCCGCGGAATCGATCACCCTGCTGCCACTGATCGAGCGGGTGATCGTGGACCAGACCGGCCTTCTTGGCGATCGCCCGGTGCAGCTGGCGCTGGACGTGGCGGGCGATGCAAAGGCCTGCCTGCCGCCCACCGCGCTTCGTGTCATCCTGTCCAACCTGATCGGCAATGCCTTCGCGCACACGCTGAAGGGAGAGGTAAGCATTACGGTGGAAGCGGGCTGGTTGCAGATCACCAACCCGGGTGCCGGCATCGATGCGGAGGCCCTGCAGCCCTTCAGCAAAGGCGCGGCAAGCAGCGGTTACGGCCTGGGGCTGTCGATCGTCCATCGGCTGTGCGAACGCCACCAGATCGACCTTCGATTCAATCCCGACAGGACCCGCACCATGGTGTCCATCCGGCTCGATCCGGCTGCACGCACGTGCACTTGA
- a CDS encoding response regulator transcription factor gives MTTCPALRVLVIEDNPVLRANLEQLFAGQGIDSRFAADGLSGLQEALAEPPDVLVLDLGLPGLDGMRVCEQLRARSDRHVPVLMLTARDALEDKLAGFRSGADDYLVKPFAGAELVARCVALSQRHRAGTPHLLTVGSLSIDRRSNLVQRHGQTLVLHHTALQLLLLLAEAWPRTLTRSELVERLWGTNPPESDPLRTHLYTLRQVLDKPFPVPLLKTVHGVGFRLEADT, from the coding sequence ATGACAACCTGCCCTGCCCTGCGCGTACTGGTGATCGAGGACAACCCGGTGCTGCGCGCCAACCTCGAACAGCTGTTCGCCGGCCAGGGCATCGACAGCCGCTTCGCCGCCGATGGCCTTTCCGGGCTGCAGGAGGCACTGGCCGAGCCGCCCGATGTGCTGGTGCTGGACCTGGGCCTTCCCGGCCTGGATGGCATGCGCGTGTGCGAGCAGCTGCGCGCGCGCAGCGACCGGCACGTGCCGGTGTTGATGCTGACCGCGCGTGATGCGTTGGAGGACAAGCTGGCCGGGTTCCGAAGTGGTGCCGATGACTACCTGGTCAAGCCGTTTGCCGGTGCCGAACTGGTGGCGCGGTGTGTGGCCCTGTCGCAGCGCCACCGCGCAGGCACCCCGCACCTGCTGACGGTTGGCAGCCTCAGCATTGACCGGCGCAGCAACCTGGTGCAGCGACACGGGCAGACGCTGGTGCTCCACCACACCGCCCTGCAGCTCCTGCTGCTCCTGGCCGAAGCATGGCCACGCACGCTGACCCGAAGCGAGCTGGTCGAGCGGTTGTGGGGCACCAACCCGCCCGAGTCCGATCCGCTGCGCACGCACCTGTACACCCTGCGGCAGGTGCTCGACAAACCGTTCCCGGTGCCCCTGCTCAAGACCGTGCATGGCGTGGGCTTCCGCCTGGAGGCGGACACGTGA